A DNA window from Streptomyces sp. CA-278952 contains the following coding sequences:
- a CDS encoding DUF6412 domain-containing protein, with translation MRDANALRRAFTRLLRPAGLLVLFLTEVLLAEGGSLSAAVALAATAAAGSALLACSVISARCASPVPRTRVRTAIRDREKRTAFLPQRDPDARGRTRPRAPGHALLTAAA, from the coding sequence GTGCGGGATGCCAACGCCCTGCGCCGCGCCTTCACCCGGCTGCTCCGGCCCGCCGGACTCCTCGTCCTCTTCCTCACCGAGGTCCTCCTCGCCGAGGGCGGCAGCCTCTCCGCGGCCGTCGCGCTCGCCGCCACCGCCGCCGCCGGATCCGCGCTCCTCGCCTGCTCCGTCATCAGCGCCCGCTGCGCGTCCCCGGTGCCCCGCACCCGGGTCCGTACGGCCATCAGGGACCGGGAGAAGCGCACCGCTTTCCTCCCGCAACGCGACCCCGACGCCCGGGGCCGAACGCGGCCCCGGGCACCCGGGCACGCCCTCCTGACGGCCGCCGCGTAG
- a CDS encoding SEC-C domain-containing protein: protein MRPDTPADHTTEAERLLRTAAQYPEDHEPLILQAAAHLELAGDRARASTLYDDLLGAPEATVDHPHLIKSLKAANLWEYGHEAEARAIIEGIRTAGPLDAAPWQVATETLEAHDELESAHDFLSTALTLLLAPGEEVPYAVQSLLTGRHRVRRLMGLDHDAWDELAGELHTAPVPLDELHDPKRLWSLGSSDPVELKAEITRLRAELGTYRTALSRPFPVAVLHWPEDELRELLTAYPALTEEYVDRATHLDRLETALRDLHATGTPNLGIVTGTVPSYEAFAASEAASPADPGLLPQYATTLAARGRAIPWPPSRTAACWCGSGKTYGGCHGV from the coding sequence ATGCGCCCCGACACGCCTGCCGACCACACCACCGAAGCCGAGCGTCTGCTCCGCACCGCGGCGCAGTACCCCGAGGACCACGAACCGCTGATCCTCCAGGCCGCGGCCCACCTGGAACTCGCGGGCGACCGCGCCCGCGCGAGCACGCTCTACGACGACCTGCTCGGGGCCCCCGAGGCCACCGTCGACCACCCGCACCTGATCAAGTCCCTGAAGGCGGCCAACCTCTGGGAGTACGGCCACGAGGCCGAGGCCCGGGCGATCATCGAGGGCATCCGTACCGCGGGCCCGCTGGACGCGGCGCCGTGGCAGGTGGCCACGGAGACCCTGGAGGCGCACGACGAGCTGGAGTCGGCCCACGACTTCCTCTCGACCGCGCTGACCCTGCTGCTGGCCCCCGGCGAGGAGGTCCCGTACGCCGTCCAGTCCCTGCTGACCGGCCGCCACCGGGTGCGCAGGCTGATGGGCCTGGACCACGACGCCTGGGACGAGCTGGCCGGCGAGCTGCACACGGCCCCGGTCCCCCTGGACGAGCTCCACGACCCCAAGCGCCTGTGGTCGCTGGGCTCCTCGGACCCGGTCGAGCTGAAGGCCGAGATCACCCGCCTCCGCGCGGAGCTGGGCACCTACCGCACGGCGCTCTCCCGCCCGTTCCCGGTCGCCGTCCTGCACTGGCCCGAGGACGAACTGCGGGAACTGCTCACCGCGTACCCGGCCTTGACCGAGGAGTACGTGGACCGCGCCACGCACCTGGACCGCCTGGAGACCGCGCTCCGGGACCTCCACGCGACGGGCACCCCGAATCTGGGCATCGTCACGGGCACGGTCCCCTCGTACGAGGCGTTCGCCGCCTCCGAGGCCGCGTCCCCGGCCGACCCGGGCCTCCTCCCCCAGTACGCCACCACCCTCGCCGCCCGGGGCCGCGCCATCCCCTGGCCCCCGTCGCGCACGGCCGCCTGCTGGTGCGGGAGCGGGAAGACCTACGGGGGGTGCCACGGGGTGTGA
- a CDS encoding eCIS core domain-containing protein, which yields MGGPQSLLAFQATTGNAAVVQMLRAAGHPWAQARDQHQHGADCGHQQADQPAVQRSAVHDVLRRGGRPLDDATRTDMEARLGSDFSGVRIHDDSAAKASAAELGARAYTSGNHVVIGDGGADKHTLAHELTHVIQQRQGPVAGSDNGSGLKVSDPSDRFEREAEANATRVMSGAIQRAVPTGETAQQHGGTPSPAVQRMAEEPDKASVDQAVAAAVTAFLGEGKPRRKIFKRDDTAITQAVDAHYLPAHGDRTKFESLVRRDSAPPPPDPMAAYKQGLNEEEQATLMREIGSIQTQLKAWKNVKSTNGQWPAGCNQQGTWGTSAGGAGAAYQESHVNLKVGEKLRRWWQGEKGGYLGDSRTTSITLKKDLAGGGGGDRSPKFNYHVKIS from the coding sequence ATGGGCGGGCCGCAGTCGCTCCTCGCCTTCCAGGCCACCACGGGCAACGCCGCCGTGGTCCAGATGCTCCGCGCGGCGGGCCACCCCTGGGCACAGGCGCGGGACCAGCACCAGCACGGCGCCGACTGCGGCCACCAGCAGGCCGACCAGCCCGCGGTGCAGCGCTCCGCCGTCCACGACGTGCTGCGCCGAGGCGGTCGGCCGCTCGACGACGCCACCCGCACCGACATGGAAGCCCGCCTCGGCAGCGACTTCTCCGGCGTCCGCATCCACGACGACAGCGCGGCGAAGGCCTCAGCGGCCGAACTCGGCGCCCGCGCCTACACCTCCGGCAACCACGTCGTCATCGGCGACGGCGGCGCCGACAAGCACACCCTCGCCCACGAACTGACCCACGTCATCCAGCAGCGCCAGGGCCCCGTAGCGGGCTCCGACAACGGCTCCGGCCTCAAGGTCTCCGACCCCTCCGACCGCTTCGAACGCGAGGCCGAGGCCAACGCGACCCGGGTGATGTCCGGCGCGATCCAGCGCGCGGTGCCGACGGGCGAGACAGCCCAGCAGCACGGAGGCACCCCCTCGCCCGCGGTTCAACGCATGGCGGAGGAGCCGGACAAAGCGTCTGTGGACCAGGCGGTCGCGGCCGCCGTGACCGCCTTCCTCGGGGAGGGCAAACCGCGGCGCAAGATCTTCAAGCGGGACGACACCGCCATCACCCAAGCCGTCGATGCCCACTACCTTCCTGCCCACGGCGACAGGACGAAGTTCGAAAGCCTGGTACGGCGCGATTCCGCCCCACCGCCTCCGGACCCGATGGCCGCGTACAAGCAGGGCCTCAACGAGGAGGAACAGGCGACCCTCATGAGGGAGATCGGCAGCATCCAGACCCAGTTGAAGGCCTGGAAGAACGTCAAAAGCACGAACGGACAGTGGCCCGCCGGGTGCAATCAACAAGGCACCTGGGGCACCAGCGCAGGCGGCGCCGGCGCCGCCTACCAGGAGTCCCACGTCAACCTCAAGGTGGGAGAGAAACTCCGCCGATGGTGGCAGGGGGAGAAGGGGGGATATCTCGGGGACAGTCGGACGACGAGCATCACCCTCAAGAAGGATCTCGCCGGAGGAGGGGGCGGCGACCGGAGTCCCAAGTTCAACTACCACGTCAAGATCAGCTGA
- a CDS encoding YidC/Oxa1 family membrane protein insertase — MSAFMSAFASLVGSLADLLQPFFQTASTAAAIVLFTALVRLAVHPLSRAAARGQKARGRLQPQIAELRQKHGKNPERMQKAIMELHAAEKVSPLSGCLPSLLQMPAFFLLYHLFSSSSIGGEPNALLSHDLLGAPLGARWHDALAHGGVFGGQGWVYLGLFAIVTAVSTFNYGRTKRQLAANPMTPAAGPDGQAVPGMGAMAKVMPLMSFFTLITVAVVPLAAALYVVTTTTWTAVERAWLYRDMPVAGGAMATAA, encoded by the coding sequence ATGTCCGCCTTCATGTCCGCTTTCGCGAGCCTGGTCGGCTCCCTCGCCGACCTGCTCCAGCCGTTCTTCCAGACCGCGTCCACCGCCGCCGCGATCGTCCTGTTCACCGCGCTCGTCCGGCTGGCCGTCCACCCCCTGTCGCGGGCCGCCGCACGCGGACAGAAAGCCCGCGGCCGGCTCCAGCCGCAGATCGCCGAACTCCGCCAGAAGCACGGCAAGAACCCGGAGCGGATGCAGAAGGCGATCATGGAGCTGCACGCCGCCGAGAAGGTGTCGCCGCTCTCCGGCTGCCTGCCGAGCCTGCTCCAGATGCCCGCGTTCTTCCTGCTCTACCACCTGTTCTCCAGCAGCTCCATCGGCGGCGAACCCAACGCGCTGCTCAGCCACGACCTGCTCGGCGCACCGCTCGGCGCGCGCTGGCACGACGCGCTCGCGCACGGTGGTGTGTTCGGCGGCCAGGGCTGGGTCTACCTGGGGCTCTTCGCGATCGTCACCGCCGTCTCCACGTTCAACTACGGACGCACCAAGCGGCAACTGGCCGCCAACCCGATGACGCCCGCCGCGGGCCCGGACGGGCAGGCCGTGCCCGGCATGGGCGCGATGGCGAAGGTGATGCCGCTGATGTCGTTCTTCACGCTGATCACCGTGGCCGTCGTGCCGCTGGCCGCCGCCCTGTACGTCGTCACCACGACCACCTGGACCGCCGTCGAGCGCGCCTGGCTGTACCGCGACATGCCGGTCGCCGGTGGCGCCATGG
- a CDS encoding ATP-binding protein, which produces MPPYQPSADWQYEIPTAGSKRLPPAARYVESLTHQGYGFEAAVADLVDNSIDAGARNVVISFLRDDQRLVGLLVVDDGSGMNDETLDTAMTVGGCQEYGDSALGHFGAGLKAASLSHADSLTVISRTRRSPSTGRRWLTASARADFTCDIVDPRYCQALVDRYDGLIEWHGTIVRWDRVRAFETITAGQADRFLNDAIEKLETHLGLHLHRFLARDDFNVDIVVEDVTTREELDHRGVEPIDPFGYRVSGRPGYPRTYTAPVEGVGEVPLTAHIWQPKSPLVSFRGIGPLAERQGFYIYRNDRLVQAGGWNGTRSPEGHLALARIAIDLPAEANDVFSLTVKKDGVSVTPAFARGLEQALDSTGNDFASYVKEAEATYREAARRATEPQRKAVLPAGKGLDPRLKRTLRDELPELEGEDPITFRWDSLRSDVFFELDREERVVKLNKEYRQVFNGGRRGGLNDAPVVKSMLYLMVNEIFQKERVRATHIDNIALWNSVLVTAARCELAR; this is translated from the coding sequence ATGCCGCCCTATCAGCCTTCCGCGGACTGGCAGTACGAGATCCCGACCGCGGGAAGCAAGCGCCTGCCGCCCGCGGCCCGTTACGTCGAGTCGCTGACGCACCAGGGATACGGCTTCGAGGCGGCCGTCGCCGACCTCGTCGACAACTCCATCGACGCGGGCGCCCGTAACGTCGTGATCAGCTTCCTCCGGGACGACCAGCGGCTCGTGGGGCTGCTGGTCGTGGACGACGGCTCCGGCATGAACGACGAGACGCTCGACACCGCCATGACGGTCGGCGGATGCCAGGAGTACGGGGACAGCGCGCTCGGGCACTTCGGCGCCGGTCTCAAGGCAGCCTCGCTCTCGCACGCCGACTCCCTCACCGTGATCAGCCGCACCCGACGCAGTCCGTCGACCGGCCGCCGCTGGCTGACCGCCAGCGCCCGGGCCGACTTCACGTGCGACATCGTGGACCCCCGCTACTGCCAGGCGCTCGTCGACCGCTACGACGGCCTGATCGAGTGGCACGGCACGATCGTGCGCTGGGACCGGGTCCGGGCCTTCGAGACGATCACCGCCGGCCAGGCCGACCGTTTCCTGAACGACGCCATCGAGAAGCTGGAGACCCACCTCGGCCTCCACCTCCACCGCTTCCTGGCCCGCGACGACTTCAACGTCGACATCGTCGTCGAGGACGTGACGACGCGGGAGGAACTCGATCACCGCGGCGTCGAGCCGATCGACCCGTTCGGCTACCGGGTCTCCGGCCGGCCCGGCTACCCGCGCACCTACACCGCCCCGGTGGAGGGTGTCGGCGAGGTCCCGCTGACCGCCCACATCTGGCAGCCGAAGTCCCCGCTGGTGAGCTTCCGGGGAATCGGCCCGCTCGCCGAGCGCCAGGGGTTCTACATCTACCGCAACGACCGGCTCGTCCAGGCGGGCGGCTGGAACGGCACGCGCAGCCCGGAGGGCCACCTCGCCCTCGCCCGGATCGCCATCGACCTGCCCGCCGAGGCCAACGACGTCTTCAGCCTCACGGTCAAGAAGGACGGCGTGAGCGTCACCCCGGCCTTCGCCCGCGGCCTGGAACAGGCCCTGGACAGCACGGGGAACGACTTCGCGTCCTACGTCAAAGAGGCGGAGGCGACCTACCGGGAAGCGGCCCGGCGCGCCACCGAACCCCAGCGCAAGGCGGTTCTCCCCGCGGGCAAGGGCCTCGATCCGCGGCTCAAGCGCACGTTGCGCGACGAGCTGCCCGAGCTGGAGGGCGAGGACCCGATCACGTTCCGCTGGGACAGCCTGCGCTCCGACGTGTTCTTCGAACTCGACCGCGAGGAACGGGTGGTGAAGCTCAACAAGGAGTACCGCCAGGTCTTCAACGGCGGGCGTCGGGGCGGTCTGAACGACGCCCCGGTGGTGAAGAGCATGCTGTACCTCATGGTCAACGAGATCTTCCAGAAGGAACGGGTCCGGGCCACGCACATCGACAACATCGCCCTCTGGAACAGCGTCCTCGTGACGGCCGCGCGCTGCGAACTCGCGCGCTGA
- a CDS encoding class E sortase, whose amino-acid sequence MRSRGGGASRFLARGLWASAELVVTLGVVLLLLVAHQLWWTNREARAEAGRTVQSLRQEWDEPAVVDDQVGEGGSLDRAREGSPRPSASGPEAEAPAPSGAPARPRSAPRWDQAYAVLRIPRIGLTAPVAEGTSKGGVLDRGYVGHYARTAQAGQAGNFALAGHRNTHGEPFRRIDRLRSGDRITVETRDAVYTYTVGKRLARTAPSDSGVIAPVPRSNITTSVGYSAPGYYLTLTTCTPEFSSRYRLIVWGKLTSMRPR is encoded by the coding sequence GTGCGAAGCCGTGGCGGTGGTGCGTCGCGGTTCCTCGCCCGGGGGCTGTGGGCGTCGGCCGAGCTCGTCGTGACCCTCGGTGTCGTGCTGCTGCTCCTCGTCGCCCACCAGCTGTGGTGGACCAACCGCGAGGCCCGCGCCGAGGCCGGGCGCACCGTGCAGAGCCTGCGGCAGGAGTGGGACGAGCCGGCCGTCGTCGACGACCAGGTGGGGGAGGGGGGCTCTCTCGACCGGGCGAGGGAGGGGAGCCCTCGACCTTCGGCCTCCGGCCCTGAGGCCGAGGCCCCGGCACCGTCCGGGGCCCCCGCCCGTCCCCGGTCCGCCCCCCGCTGGGACCAGGCGTACGCCGTGCTGCGCATCCCCCGGATCGGGCTCACCGCCCCCGTCGCCGAGGGCACCAGCAAGGGCGGGGTGCTCGACCGGGGGTACGTCGGGCACTACGCCCGCACCGCGCAGGCCGGGCAGGCCGGGAACTTCGCGCTCGCCGGGCACCGCAACACCCACGGCGAGCCCTTCCGGCGCATCGACCGGCTGCGGAGCGGCGACCGGATCACCGTCGAGACCCGGGACGCCGTCTACACGTACACCGTCGGCAAACGCCTCGCGCGGACCGCCCCTTCGGACAGCGGGGTCATCGCGCCGGTGCCGCGCAGCAACATCACGACCTCCGTCGGCTACAGCGCGCCCGGCTACTACCTCACGCTGACCACCTGCACCCCCGAGTTCAGCTCCCGCTACCGGCTCATCGTCTGGGGGAAGCTCACTTCGATGCGCCCGCGGTGA